The Arachis duranensis cultivar V14167 chromosome 2, aradu.V14167.gnm2.J7QH, whole genome shotgun sequence genome has a window encoding:
- the LOC107475737 gene encoding putative acyl-activating enzyme 19 isoform X2 gives MKAQSPEEEEEEETQTPRFCCLSHEFFRAASANPNKTAVIHASGVAHLSTRLRQTAHPFPPPASSNFNHDNISTLLEQRVESLSPPVYNGDRCFTYSHLLKAVDSLASRISSILLGADDPHLITPKPQGDNAVNHEKGTIYAAENLETNVSSSESVVDSSEEYRPKIVGIYMPPSVEYIVAVLSVLRCGEAFLPLDPYWPKERLLSIVASSSADLIIGSKSSFGSELDELDESHWLVKSVSCPVLSVSIEESLQEYSDLTDLLWPCANEKKRSFCYLMYTSGSTGKPKGVCGTEQGLSNRFLWMQGLYPLNGQESLLFKTSISFVDHLQEFFSAILTACDCTYFDCKRMPLVLKEDMLTSVPIGLPIYNCDVVLLCENASSKEGELYVGGSCISRGYYTESNMKSENFVKLPQSYWMNSMNDCKSKLYFRTGDFVKQLSSGDFVFLGRKDRIVKINGHRIALEEIEDLLRKHPYINDAAVICRNIEELLLLEAFIILEDKERLDESLIPAIRSWMISKLPSAVVPNYFIFVDSFPVSSSGKVNYELLVDSRLLTMNVKDKVVNIDCSSLLRRIQKAFHDALMVEKVCNDDDFFTMGGNSLSAAHVAHSLGIDMRFLYYHPSPFKLCMALLQKRGSCALHNKLDDCFELITERQDNHVSSNHIENSNTHESWMISKGNDDNSLPSKRLKRGITDVMLSADESSPWHFSPIFESSSFSRCNKVLHKGQPAVTGTQQTTWLANAPRGSRGHIKDCWKVYMESCVDASPMLVSKGSDIYLFIGSHSHKFLCINARSGSVQWEIKLDGRVECTAAIVSDFSQVVVGCYMGKIYFLDFSSGTICWSFQTSGEVKSQPVVDTRRHLIWCGSHDHNLYALDYKNHCCVYKLPCGGSIFGSPVIDEVRGLLYVASTGGRITAISISDFSFTVLWLNDLEVPIFGSLGITEIGTVICCLVDGHVLALDPNGSTVWKQTTDGPIFSGPCMPSTLPHEVLVCSRKGSVYSFKPENGDLLWKHNVGDPITSSAYVDEHLQLVSDDASHSSDRLICICSSSGRIHLLRENLNSSDDTILRKIDVQEFARLDLLGDIFSSPLMIGGRIFVGCRDDYLHCVTLEMPKQHES, from the exons ATGAAAGCTCAAAGccccgaagaagaagaagaagaagaaacacaaacACCACGCTTTTGCTGCCTCTCGCACGAGTTCTTCCGCGCCGCTTCTGCCAATCCTAACAAAACCGCCGTCATTCACGCGTCTGGCGTCGCCCACCTCTCCACGCGCCTGCGCCAAACTGCTCATCCTTTTCCCCCTCCTGCCTCCTCAAATTTCAACCATGACAATATTTCCACGCTCTTAGAACAGCGCGTGGAGTCACTCTCTCCCCCGGTCTACAACGGTGACCGTTGCTTTACTTACTCTCATCTCTTGAAAGCCGTTGATTCCCTCGCCTCTCGTATAAGCTCTATCCTGCTTGGTGCGGATGACCCTCACCTTATCACGCCCAAACCTCAAG GTGACAATGCGGTTAACCATGAAAAGGGAACTATTTATGCAGCTGAGAACTTGGAAACTAATGTGTCTAGCTCAGAGTCGGTGGTTGACTCGAGTGAAGAGTATAGGCCAAAGATAGTGGGAATATATATGCCACCTTCTGTGGAATATATTGTAGCCGTTCTTTCTGTATTGAGATGCGGGGAGGCTTTCTTGCCTTTGGACCCTTATTGGCCGAAAGAAAGGTTATTGTCAATTGTCGCTTCCTCAAGCGCTGATCTCATTATAGGTTCCAAATCTTCATTTGGTAGTGAGTTGGACGAGCTTGATGAATCGCATTGGCTGGTAAAGTCAGTAAGTTGTCCTGTTTTAAGCGTCTCCATTGAAGAAAGCCTTCAAGAATATAGTGATTTGACAGATTTGTTATGGCCTTGTGCCAATGAAAAGAAGAGATCATTCTGTTATTTAATGTATACTTCTGGTTCAACTGGAAAGCCGAAAGGAGTGTGTGGCACTGAACAAG GTCTTTCAAATCGCTTTTTGTGGATGCAAGGATTGTATCCTCTGAATGGGCAGGAATCATTGTTGTTTAAAACATCAATCAGCTTCGTTGATCACCTGCAAGAATTTTTCAGTGCTATTTTGACAGCTT GTGACTGTACATATTTTGATTGCAAGAGAATGCCACTGGTTTTGAAGGAAGATATGCTAACTAGTGTGCCAATAGGTTTACCAATTTATAATTGTGATGTTGTGCTTCTTTGTGAAAATGCCTCGTCAAAGGAGGGAGAGCTATATGTTGGTGGTTCCTGCATCTCTAGAGGCTACTATACTGAGTCTAATATGAAGTctgaaaattttgtaaaattgccTCAAAGTTATTGGATGAATTCCATGAATGATTGCAAAAGCAAATTATACTTCAGAACTGGTGATTTTGTCAAACAGTTGTCAAGTGGTGACTTTGTATTTTTGGGAAGAAAAGACCGCATTGTAAAAATCAATGGTCATCGTATTGCCCTGGAAGAAATTGAAGATTTGTTAAGAAAGCATCCATATATAAATGATGCTGCTGTAATTTGTCGGAATATTGAAGAGCTTTTGCTTCTGGAAGCCTTTATAATATTAGAAGACAAGGAAAGATTGGACGAATCATTAATACCTGCAATTAGAAGTTGGATGATTAGCAAACTTCCATCGGCTGTGGTTCCTAATTATTTCATCTTCGTGGATTCATTTCCTGTGTCATCTAGTGGTAAAGTTAATTATGAGTTGTTGGTGGACTCAAGATTATTGACAATGAATGTCAAGGACAAGGTTGTTAACATTGACTGCAGCAGTCTTCTGCGACGAATTCAAAAG GCCTTTCATGATGCTTTAATGGTTGAAAAGGTTTGCAACGATGATGATTTCTTTACCATGGGTGGTAACTCTCTTTCTGCTGCACATGTTGCTCACAGTTTGGGGATTGACATGAGATTTCTTTATTACCACCCAAGTCCTTTTAAGCTTTGTATGGCTCTTCTTCAGAAAAGAGGATCCTGCGCTTTGCATAACAAGTTGGATGATTGTTTTGAACTAATTACAGAAAGACAAGATAACCATGTCTCATCCAATCATATTGAAAATTCTAATACCCATGAGTCATGGATGATTTCTAAAGGTAATGATGATAATTCTTTACCTTCTAAGCGCTTGAAGAGGGGTATTACAGATGTTATGTTGAGTGCTGATGAATCTTCCCCATGGCATTTCTCTCCAATATTTGAATCATCTTCATTTAGCCGATGCAACAAGGTGTTGCATAAAGGGCAGCCTGCAGTTACTGGTACTCAGCAAACAACTTGGTTGGCAAATGCGCCAAGGGGCAGCAGAGGTCATATAAAGGACTGTTGGAAAGTTTACATGGAATCTTGTGTTGATGCTTCCCCAATGCTTGTGTCTAAAGGCTCAGacatttatttattcattgGATCTCATTCACATAAATTTCTCTGTATAAATGCCAGAAG TGGTTCTGTCCAGTGGGAGATCAAACTAGATGGACGCGTTGAATGTACAGCAGCAATTGTATCAGATTTCTCTCAG GTGGTTGTTGGATGCTACATgggaaaaatttattttctagatttttcaaGTGGAACCATCTGTTGGAGTTTTCAAACGTCTGGTGAG GTAAAGTCACAACCAGTTGTAGACACAAGAAGACATTTGATCTG GTGTGGCTCTCATGATCATAACTTATATGCGCTTGATTACAAAAATCATTGCTGTGTTTATAAACTACCTTGTGGAGGCAGTATATTTGGGTCACCTGTAATTGATGAG GTTCGCGGATTGCTttatgtggcttctactggtgGTAGAATTACAGCTATATCAATATCG GATTTTTCTTTTACTGTATTGTGGCTAAATGACTTGGAAGTCCCTATCTTTGGTTCTCTGGGCATCACCGAAATTGGAACTG TAATATGTTGCTTAGTAGATGGCCATGTTCTTGCATTGGATCCAAACGGATCCACAGTTTGGAAG CAAACAACTGATGGACCTATATTTTCTGGGCCATGCATGCCTTCTACACTTCCTCATGAG GTGCTAGTATGCTCCAGAAAGGGAAGCGTGTACTCTTTTAAACCG GAGAATGGGGATTTATTATGGAAACACAATGTTGGAGATCCAATAACTTCATCTGCTTATGTTGATGAGCACTTGCAGCTAGTCTCTGATGATGCCTCACATTCCTCAGACAG GTTAATCTGCATTTGTTCAAGTTCTGGAAGAATACACTTACTTAGAGAGAACCTGAATTCCTCCGATGACACAATTCTACGGAAAATTGATGTGCAGGAATTTGCAAGGCTTGACTTGCTCGGTGATATATTCTCTTCGCCGTTAATGATTGGAGGCCGGATTTTCGTTGGTTGTCGGGACGATTACTTGCATTGTGTTACCCTTGAAATGCCAAAGCAACACGAAAGTTAA
- the LOC107475737 gene encoding putative acyl-activating enzyme 19 isoform X3, producing the protein MKAQSPEEEEEEETQTPRFCCLSHEFFRAASANPNKTAVIHASGVAHLSTRLRQTAHPFPPPASSNFNHDNISTLLEQRVESLSPPVYNGDRCFTYSHLLKAVDSLASRISSILLGADDPHLITPKPQGDNAVNHEKGTIYAAENLETNVSSSESVVDSSEEYRPKIVGIYMPPSVEYIVAVLSVLRCGEAFLPLDPYWPKERLLSIVASSSADLIIGSKSSFGSELDELDESHWLVKSVSCPVLSVSIEESLQEYSDLTDLLWPCANEKKRSFCYLMYTSGSTGKPKGVCGTEQGLSNRFLWMQGLYPLNGQESLLFKTSISFVDHLQEFFSAILTACMLVIPPFSVLKENICSIIDFLQAYSINRLTAVPSLMKTILPGLQTHVGLRVQSSLKLLLLSGELFPLTLWEKLSTVLPNTFILNLYGSTEVSGDCTYFDCKRMPLVLKEDMLTSVPIGLPIYNCDVVLLCENASSKEGELYVGGSCISRGYYTESNMKSENFVKLPQSYWMNSMNDCKSKLYFRTGDFVKQLSSGDFVFLGRKDRIVKINGHRIALEEIEDLLRKHPYINDAAVICRNIEELLLLEAFIILEDKERLDESLIPAIRSWMISKLPSAVVPNYFIFVDSFPVSSSGKVNYELLVDSRLLTMNVKDKVVNIDCSSLLRRIQKAFHDALMVEKVCNDDDFFTMGGNSLSAAHVAHSLGIDMRFLYYHPSPFKLCMALLQKRGSCALHNKLDDCFELITERQDNHVSSNHIENSNTHESWMISKGNDDNSLPSKRLKRGITDVMLSADESSPWHFSPIFESSSFSRCNKVLHKGQPAVTGTQQTTWLANAPRGSRGHIKDCWKVYMESCVDASPMLVSKGSDIYLFIGSHSHKFLCINARSGSVQWEIKLDGRVECTAAIVSDFSQVVVGCYMGKIYFLDFSSGTICWSFQTSGEVKSQPVVDTRRHLIWCGSHDHNLYALDYKNHCCVYKLPCGGSIFGSPVIDEVRGLLYVASTGGRITAISISDFSFTVLWLNDLEVPIFGSLGITEIGTVICCLVDGHVLALDPNGSTVWKQTTDGPIFSGPCMPSTLPHEVLVCSRKGSVYSFKPVRASQ; encoded by the exons ATGAAAGCTCAAAGccccgaagaagaagaagaagaagaaacacaaacACCACGCTTTTGCTGCCTCTCGCACGAGTTCTTCCGCGCCGCTTCTGCCAATCCTAACAAAACCGCCGTCATTCACGCGTCTGGCGTCGCCCACCTCTCCACGCGCCTGCGCCAAACTGCTCATCCTTTTCCCCCTCCTGCCTCCTCAAATTTCAACCATGACAATATTTCCACGCTCTTAGAACAGCGCGTGGAGTCACTCTCTCCCCCGGTCTACAACGGTGACCGTTGCTTTACTTACTCTCATCTCTTGAAAGCCGTTGATTCCCTCGCCTCTCGTATAAGCTCTATCCTGCTTGGTGCGGATGACCCTCACCTTATCACGCCCAAACCTCAAG GTGACAATGCGGTTAACCATGAAAAGGGAACTATTTATGCAGCTGAGAACTTGGAAACTAATGTGTCTAGCTCAGAGTCGGTGGTTGACTCGAGTGAAGAGTATAGGCCAAAGATAGTGGGAATATATATGCCACCTTCTGTGGAATATATTGTAGCCGTTCTTTCTGTATTGAGATGCGGGGAGGCTTTCTTGCCTTTGGACCCTTATTGGCCGAAAGAAAGGTTATTGTCAATTGTCGCTTCCTCAAGCGCTGATCTCATTATAGGTTCCAAATCTTCATTTGGTAGTGAGTTGGACGAGCTTGATGAATCGCATTGGCTGGTAAAGTCAGTAAGTTGTCCTGTTTTAAGCGTCTCCATTGAAGAAAGCCTTCAAGAATATAGTGATTTGACAGATTTGTTATGGCCTTGTGCCAATGAAAAGAAGAGATCATTCTGTTATTTAATGTATACTTCTGGTTCAACTGGAAAGCCGAAAGGAGTGTGTGGCACTGAACAAG GTCTTTCAAATCGCTTTTTGTGGATGCAAGGATTGTATCCTCTGAATGGGCAGGAATCATTGTTGTTTAAAACATCAATCAGCTTCGTTGATCACCTGCAAGAATTTTTCAGTGCTATTTTGACAGCTTGTATGTTAGTTATTCCTCCTTTCAGTGTTCTCAAAGAAAACATATGTTCTATAATAGATTTTCTTCAGGCTTATAGTATTAATAGGCTTACAGCTGTTCCATCACTAATGAAGACAATTCTTCCTGGATTACAAACTCATGTTGGCCTGCGGGTTCAAAGTTCACTGAAATTACTTTTGCTAAGTGGTGAACTGTTTCCCCTGACCTTGTGGGAGAAGCTTTCAACTGTTTTACCAAACACATTTATCTTGAATTTATATGGAAGTACCGAG gTCTCAGGTGACTGTACATATTTTGATTGCAAGAGAATGCCACTGGTTTTGAAGGAAGATATGCTAACTAGTGTGCCAATAGGTTTACCAATTTATAATTGTGATGTTGTGCTTCTTTGTGAAAATGCCTCGTCAAAGGAGGGAGAGCTATATGTTGGTGGTTCCTGCATCTCTAGAGGCTACTATACTGAGTCTAATATGAAGTctgaaaattttgtaaaattgccTCAAAGTTATTGGATGAATTCCATGAATGATTGCAAAAGCAAATTATACTTCAGAACTGGTGATTTTGTCAAACAGTTGTCAAGTGGTGACTTTGTATTTTTGGGAAGAAAAGACCGCATTGTAAAAATCAATGGTCATCGTATTGCCCTGGAAGAAATTGAAGATTTGTTAAGAAAGCATCCATATATAAATGATGCTGCTGTAATTTGTCGGAATATTGAAGAGCTTTTGCTTCTGGAAGCCTTTATAATATTAGAAGACAAGGAAAGATTGGACGAATCATTAATACCTGCAATTAGAAGTTGGATGATTAGCAAACTTCCATCGGCTGTGGTTCCTAATTATTTCATCTTCGTGGATTCATTTCCTGTGTCATCTAGTGGTAAAGTTAATTATGAGTTGTTGGTGGACTCAAGATTATTGACAATGAATGTCAAGGACAAGGTTGTTAACATTGACTGCAGCAGTCTTCTGCGACGAATTCAAAAG GCCTTTCATGATGCTTTAATGGTTGAAAAGGTTTGCAACGATGATGATTTCTTTACCATGGGTGGTAACTCTCTTTCTGCTGCACATGTTGCTCACAGTTTGGGGATTGACATGAGATTTCTTTATTACCACCCAAGTCCTTTTAAGCTTTGTATGGCTCTTCTTCAGAAAAGAGGATCCTGCGCTTTGCATAACAAGTTGGATGATTGTTTTGAACTAATTACAGAAAGACAAGATAACCATGTCTCATCCAATCATATTGAAAATTCTAATACCCATGAGTCATGGATGATTTCTAAAGGTAATGATGATAATTCTTTACCTTCTAAGCGCTTGAAGAGGGGTATTACAGATGTTATGTTGAGTGCTGATGAATCTTCCCCATGGCATTTCTCTCCAATATTTGAATCATCTTCATTTAGCCGATGCAACAAGGTGTTGCATAAAGGGCAGCCTGCAGTTACTGGTACTCAGCAAACAACTTGGTTGGCAAATGCGCCAAGGGGCAGCAGAGGTCATATAAAGGACTGTTGGAAAGTTTACATGGAATCTTGTGTTGATGCTTCCCCAATGCTTGTGTCTAAAGGCTCAGacatttatttattcattgGATCTCATTCACATAAATTTCTCTGTATAAATGCCAGAAG TGGTTCTGTCCAGTGGGAGATCAAACTAGATGGACGCGTTGAATGTACAGCAGCAATTGTATCAGATTTCTCTCAG GTGGTTGTTGGATGCTACATgggaaaaatttattttctagatttttcaaGTGGAACCATCTGTTGGAGTTTTCAAACGTCTGGTGAG GTAAAGTCACAACCAGTTGTAGACACAAGAAGACATTTGATCTG GTGTGGCTCTCATGATCATAACTTATATGCGCTTGATTACAAAAATCATTGCTGTGTTTATAAACTACCTTGTGGAGGCAGTATATTTGGGTCACCTGTAATTGATGAG GTTCGCGGATTGCTttatgtggcttctactggtgGTAGAATTACAGCTATATCAATATCG GATTTTTCTTTTACTGTATTGTGGCTAAATGACTTGGAAGTCCCTATCTTTGGTTCTCTGGGCATCACCGAAATTGGAACTG TAATATGTTGCTTAGTAGATGGCCATGTTCTTGCATTGGATCCAAACGGATCCACAGTTTGGAAG CAAACAACTGATGGACCTATATTTTCTGGGCCATGCATGCCTTCTACACTTCCTCATGAG GTGCTAGTATGCTCCAGAAAGGGAAGCGTGTACTCTTTTAAACCGGTGAGAGCTAGTCAATAA
- the LOC107475737 gene encoding putative acyl-activating enzyme 19 isoform X1 has protein sequence MKAQSPEEEEEEETQTPRFCCLSHEFFRAASANPNKTAVIHASGVAHLSTRLRQTAHPFPPPASSNFNHDNISTLLEQRVESLSPPVYNGDRCFTYSHLLKAVDSLASRISSILLGADDPHLITPKPQGDNAVNHEKGTIYAAENLETNVSSSESVVDSSEEYRPKIVGIYMPPSVEYIVAVLSVLRCGEAFLPLDPYWPKERLLSIVASSSADLIIGSKSSFGSELDELDESHWLVKSVSCPVLSVSIEESLQEYSDLTDLLWPCANEKKRSFCYLMYTSGSTGKPKGVCGTEQGLSNRFLWMQGLYPLNGQESLLFKTSISFVDHLQEFFSAILTACMLVIPPFSVLKENICSIIDFLQAYSINRLTAVPSLMKTILPGLQTHVGLRVQSSLKLLLLSGELFPLTLWEKLSTVLPNTFILNLYGSTEVSGDCTYFDCKRMPLVLKEDMLTSVPIGLPIYNCDVVLLCENASSKEGELYVGGSCISRGYYTESNMKSENFVKLPQSYWMNSMNDCKSKLYFRTGDFVKQLSSGDFVFLGRKDRIVKINGHRIALEEIEDLLRKHPYINDAAVICRNIEELLLLEAFIILEDKERLDESLIPAIRSWMISKLPSAVVPNYFIFVDSFPVSSSGKVNYELLVDSRLLTMNVKDKVVNIDCSSLLRRIQKAFHDALMVEKVCNDDDFFTMGGNSLSAAHVAHSLGIDMRFLYYHPSPFKLCMALLQKRGSCALHNKLDDCFELITERQDNHVSSNHIENSNTHESWMISKGNDDNSLPSKRLKRGITDVMLSADESSPWHFSPIFESSSFSRCNKVLHKGQPAVTGTQQTTWLANAPRGSRGHIKDCWKVYMESCVDASPMLVSKGSDIYLFIGSHSHKFLCINARSGSVQWEIKLDGRVECTAAIVSDFSQVVVGCYMGKIYFLDFSSGTICWSFQTSGEVKSQPVVDTRRHLIWCGSHDHNLYALDYKNHCCVYKLPCGGSIFGSPVIDEVRGLLYVASTGGRITAISISDFSFTVLWLNDLEVPIFGSLGITEIGTVICCLVDGHVLALDPNGSTVWKQTTDGPIFSGPCMPSTLPHEVLVCSRKGSVYSFKPENGDLLWKHNVGDPITSSAYVDEHLQLVSDDASHSSDRLICICSSSGRIHLLRENLNSSDDTILRKIDVQEFARLDLLGDIFSSPLMIGGRIFVGCRDDYLHCVTLEMPKQHES, from the exons ATGAAAGCTCAAAGccccgaagaagaagaagaagaagaaacacaaacACCACGCTTTTGCTGCCTCTCGCACGAGTTCTTCCGCGCCGCTTCTGCCAATCCTAACAAAACCGCCGTCATTCACGCGTCTGGCGTCGCCCACCTCTCCACGCGCCTGCGCCAAACTGCTCATCCTTTTCCCCCTCCTGCCTCCTCAAATTTCAACCATGACAATATTTCCACGCTCTTAGAACAGCGCGTGGAGTCACTCTCTCCCCCGGTCTACAACGGTGACCGTTGCTTTACTTACTCTCATCTCTTGAAAGCCGTTGATTCCCTCGCCTCTCGTATAAGCTCTATCCTGCTTGGTGCGGATGACCCTCACCTTATCACGCCCAAACCTCAAG GTGACAATGCGGTTAACCATGAAAAGGGAACTATTTATGCAGCTGAGAACTTGGAAACTAATGTGTCTAGCTCAGAGTCGGTGGTTGACTCGAGTGAAGAGTATAGGCCAAAGATAGTGGGAATATATATGCCACCTTCTGTGGAATATATTGTAGCCGTTCTTTCTGTATTGAGATGCGGGGAGGCTTTCTTGCCTTTGGACCCTTATTGGCCGAAAGAAAGGTTATTGTCAATTGTCGCTTCCTCAAGCGCTGATCTCATTATAGGTTCCAAATCTTCATTTGGTAGTGAGTTGGACGAGCTTGATGAATCGCATTGGCTGGTAAAGTCAGTAAGTTGTCCTGTTTTAAGCGTCTCCATTGAAGAAAGCCTTCAAGAATATAGTGATTTGACAGATTTGTTATGGCCTTGTGCCAATGAAAAGAAGAGATCATTCTGTTATTTAATGTATACTTCTGGTTCAACTGGAAAGCCGAAAGGAGTGTGTGGCACTGAACAAG GTCTTTCAAATCGCTTTTTGTGGATGCAAGGATTGTATCCTCTGAATGGGCAGGAATCATTGTTGTTTAAAACATCAATCAGCTTCGTTGATCACCTGCAAGAATTTTTCAGTGCTATTTTGACAGCTTGTATGTTAGTTATTCCTCCTTTCAGTGTTCTCAAAGAAAACATATGTTCTATAATAGATTTTCTTCAGGCTTATAGTATTAATAGGCTTACAGCTGTTCCATCACTAATGAAGACAATTCTTCCTGGATTACAAACTCATGTTGGCCTGCGGGTTCAAAGTTCACTGAAATTACTTTTGCTAAGTGGTGAACTGTTTCCCCTGACCTTGTGGGAGAAGCTTTCAACTGTTTTACCAAACACATTTATCTTGAATTTATATGGAAGTACCGAG gTCTCAGGTGACTGTACATATTTTGATTGCAAGAGAATGCCACTGGTTTTGAAGGAAGATATGCTAACTAGTGTGCCAATAGGTTTACCAATTTATAATTGTGATGTTGTGCTTCTTTGTGAAAATGCCTCGTCAAAGGAGGGAGAGCTATATGTTGGTGGTTCCTGCATCTCTAGAGGCTACTATACTGAGTCTAATATGAAGTctgaaaattttgtaaaattgccTCAAAGTTATTGGATGAATTCCATGAATGATTGCAAAAGCAAATTATACTTCAGAACTGGTGATTTTGTCAAACAGTTGTCAAGTGGTGACTTTGTATTTTTGGGAAGAAAAGACCGCATTGTAAAAATCAATGGTCATCGTATTGCCCTGGAAGAAATTGAAGATTTGTTAAGAAAGCATCCATATATAAATGATGCTGCTGTAATTTGTCGGAATATTGAAGAGCTTTTGCTTCTGGAAGCCTTTATAATATTAGAAGACAAGGAAAGATTGGACGAATCATTAATACCTGCAATTAGAAGTTGGATGATTAGCAAACTTCCATCGGCTGTGGTTCCTAATTATTTCATCTTCGTGGATTCATTTCCTGTGTCATCTAGTGGTAAAGTTAATTATGAGTTGTTGGTGGACTCAAGATTATTGACAATGAATGTCAAGGACAAGGTTGTTAACATTGACTGCAGCAGTCTTCTGCGACGAATTCAAAAG GCCTTTCATGATGCTTTAATGGTTGAAAAGGTTTGCAACGATGATGATTTCTTTACCATGGGTGGTAACTCTCTTTCTGCTGCACATGTTGCTCACAGTTTGGGGATTGACATGAGATTTCTTTATTACCACCCAAGTCCTTTTAAGCTTTGTATGGCTCTTCTTCAGAAAAGAGGATCCTGCGCTTTGCATAACAAGTTGGATGATTGTTTTGAACTAATTACAGAAAGACAAGATAACCATGTCTCATCCAATCATATTGAAAATTCTAATACCCATGAGTCATGGATGATTTCTAAAGGTAATGATGATAATTCTTTACCTTCTAAGCGCTTGAAGAGGGGTATTACAGATGTTATGTTGAGTGCTGATGAATCTTCCCCATGGCATTTCTCTCCAATATTTGAATCATCTTCATTTAGCCGATGCAACAAGGTGTTGCATAAAGGGCAGCCTGCAGTTACTGGTACTCAGCAAACAACTTGGTTGGCAAATGCGCCAAGGGGCAGCAGAGGTCATATAAAGGACTGTTGGAAAGTTTACATGGAATCTTGTGTTGATGCTTCCCCAATGCTTGTGTCTAAAGGCTCAGacatttatttattcattgGATCTCATTCACATAAATTTCTCTGTATAAATGCCAGAAG TGGTTCTGTCCAGTGGGAGATCAAACTAGATGGACGCGTTGAATGTACAGCAGCAATTGTATCAGATTTCTCTCAG GTGGTTGTTGGATGCTACATgggaaaaatttattttctagatttttcaaGTGGAACCATCTGTTGGAGTTTTCAAACGTCTGGTGAG GTAAAGTCACAACCAGTTGTAGACACAAGAAGACATTTGATCTG GTGTGGCTCTCATGATCATAACTTATATGCGCTTGATTACAAAAATCATTGCTGTGTTTATAAACTACCTTGTGGAGGCAGTATATTTGGGTCACCTGTAATTGATGAG GTTCGCGGATTGCTttatgtggcttctactggtgGTAGAATTACAGCTATATCAATATCG GATTTTTCTTTTACTGTATTGTGGCTAAATGACTTGGAAGTCCCTATCTTTGGTTCTCTGGGCATCACCGAAATTGGAACTG TAATATGTTGCTTAGTAGATGGCCATGTTCTTGCATTGGATCCAAACGGATCCACAGTTTGGAAG CAAACAACTGATGGACCTATATTTTCTGGGCCATGCATGCCTTCTACACTTCCTCATGAG GTGCTAGTATGCTCCAGAAAGGGAAGCGTGTACTCTTTTAAACCG GAGAATGGGGATTTATTATGGAAACACAATGTTGGAGATCCAATAACTTCATCTGCTTATGTTGATGAGCACTTGCAGCTAGTCTCTGATGATGCCTCACATTCCTCAGACAG GTTAATCTGCATTTGTTCAAGTTCTGGAAGAATACACTTACTTAGAGAGAACCTGAATTCCTCCGATGACACAATTCTACGGAAAATTGATGTGCAGGAATTTGCAAGGCTTGACTTGCTCGGTGATATATTCTCTTCGCCGTTAATGATTGGAGGCCGGATTTTCGTTGGTTGTCGGGACGATTACTTGCATTGTGTTACCCTTGAAATGCCAAAGCAACACGAAAGTTAA